The DNA window TTGTAGATTGTATTTGTAACCAATGTAtgactaaatatttaatgtgtaATTTCTAGACGTATTGGTCAATCGatgatcaaaaaaaaaactgccataacaaatattattttctttgaagagacttttttattttatgtgtttattgCACTACATAAATTCGAACTCAAGgcaaatatgaatataaatttttagattttcttcAAAATGGGCAATGTTTAGGGCGACtcgatttttatatgaaataccTTTAGTGTCCGCACTGTAAAATCTGAGGAAAACAATAATGTTATGGACTATGTTCCAAATGAGTTTAAACTCGTTACATCTCGCTAAATCTGCTCTACCAAGATGATATCAATTAAttgtacatacaaaataaaacacccGCGGAAATTATATGGAATTCTTgaaaatgacatattttttgtaatttataaaatgtacgaAACATTTATCTTgaaataagtattttgtaaCAGTGGATATTGTTCTTTCAATAATACTGTTGTTACAATTCTGAAAATAGTACCAAATCATTTGAGAGCGAATGTAAAAGTGGTTTGATGTATGTAGggtatttgtataataaatttaaatttatacaaaaagttttttatttaaataaaatcctcTTTTGGTATTCATCTAGAATTTTATAGATAAGCATTAAATgtcgaaaaaattaagaaagtgctaattaattattaaataaattaaagcagACTATTTTTGTGGTCTAGAGAAAATAGAATACAAGTGAGGAAACTTGCACATatgcaaagaaattcaaagataattaaagTCCCAACCTTACTGCGTCCACGTGATTCATAAAGGTGTAACCGCATCTAATTTGAAGTCGCCTCCCACCATCCCGGTGGACGATAAGGAAATCAATAAAAAGCacaaagctagtaaataaatatgaaatgttcGTGAAAAAGTCAACTTTTAACAGTGTTATCGATTTATTACAAGACATTAACAAGGTACGAGGCTAGATGTAATTAGGGCATTTAGCGTCCGGCTTCGTTCATGCCCTTCGGTAGCGCGAGTAGCGAGTTGATGAGGTCCGCGTTGCGTTTCCAGGTGCGGTACTTTGTGTCGATGAGCGCGTTCGTCTCGATCACCAGCCGGCCCGCACCATCGCCTCTGTTACTGTACGCGTTCACCATCGAATGTATGTGACGCACGTACTGAAAGTAATGCTACAAATTAATCATACATTGAGCTACATTCATGTACTCAAAATTTACGTAACAAGGAGAGTAATATATGAACATACATTTGGTGGAGAACAagaatatagatttttttagttacacTTGATAAGTGAAATTgagaattattaatattttcagggACAGTGTTAGCCTTTCCGGCGCCCTGAGGCAGATTTTTGCGGTGCCCCTTTTTCGGTGTCGGCGTAATATTCCAAAGTATATTTTAGGGGGCATCGCAGGCGCCCCTTCATATCTGAATATGGAACCTGTGGCGCACCTTTATTCCCGGCGCCCTGGGCTGTCGCTCCAATTCGCCCTACACTAACGTCGCTACTGTTTTTATGTTCATACAGGTGCTACGGCTGTGGAAACCCCGTTAGTTTTTATTACCTCAAATAGTTTGCGATATTTACCATATCGTACTTCAAAAAGTATGACCATCAATGCGTGGGTCATGGAGCCATGGAACTAGTAAACGAGTAAACTGTCACTTGCATATAAACACCgacctatattttttttaacatttagatCACTTCAGATAACAGCTGACATTTTGAGGCAAAATATGTATGGacatgtaaaacatattgtttcgTTATTATCTAGATAAGTAGGATTCTAAGTGCTATTCAATAGAATTCGTATATGGAAATTGCAGAAAaaccacatttttttttcgacattTGATACTTTGAAGACAATAaagatgtttgtttttgtatctTTCGGTTACTTTAATTCGCTCACGTTTTAGTACAGACAAGAGCTGTAAACATTAATACAattgtactaaaattttattccattGTAAGCAAATCGCTAAAAGTATGAGAAATCTATCTTAAGTACCGACAACGTACAAATATCATgatctttttttacatttacttcGAGTGTAATCGAGAAACCATTGAAATAACCATCACACAACACCAAGAGGGATAagcacagataaaatattgaacGTGGTAGAATGGactgattaaatatttacacaataaatttttcattaaatctatatatataaaagaaagtcgtgttagttacactataactcaagatcggtcaaactgatttagctgaaaattgatggggaggtagcttagaactaggagacggatataggaacttttttatattgtgtgtatttttttttattccgcgcggacggagtcacgggtaaaagctagtttaatataaaaatgtgaacaaCAAGATGTAAAACCGAGGCcgcaacaaaatatttatattaattgtgaTTCGTCTTCGCCTTTATTGATGTCtcttaatctttttatttcactaatCATAACAACCGTTTGTTTCCACTGATCAaacacatacaaaaacatgttgtcaTCTCATCCCTTTTATCCCCTTTAAAAAgtgatataatattataatgtgtttttttataggttTTTCGACATTCAATACTCATAGTTAATTGTCTTAGAAAATGTCTATCAACACTACGAGattgaaatcaaatttaatttaatcttaggGCGAGTAATACCTGTTCGTAAATAAAGTATGGAAGTGTGTCAAATACCTCTTTGTTGACGAGGTAAGGTGTAAAGTTTACGTCAGTCTTGATGTTGTATAGCGACACTTGTGGAAGAAGAGCAACTATCATAACATAAGCCAACGTGCGCCATGCTGTTCTCATTCTGAAACAATTGATATTGACCATAAAACACATAGCACAAATTGCCACATACCAGGGGGTGCCTAATGTAGTTaagataaactttttttatgctAAACCATATGAGTTGAACAAaacgaatattttatattaaaaatattagatgtagtttttcatatttaatgtcGACTGAATTTACTAAACCTCAAAAAGATACAGACGAATTGAGAACCTCCTCCTTTtggttaataatataaaagtactAGTACTAGTTATTAATTCTGACTATTAATTAGATGTCAATTTAGTGTTCTAAAATTATCTCTATTAATATTGTCATCTATGGTTTAGGTCTCTTTACATTACATGTTTAGTTAGGaggtgaaattttaataataacactgaaaaatataattgtaagaTATAGTTTACACATTTAAATTCCTCATACGTTATTCTGTTATCACACATTCGAATCTCAGATTGTCAGCTTCCATTCACGGtcgcaattattttaaatttatttaacttttacattttatttcaactaatttaaaacatttcatcaaaacataatttttcagaaaacaattttttgccACAGAAATTAACCATAAATTACCTTATGTTAAACacgtacaaattaaaaaaaaaacttcacagATTCTAAAggtaaattttgaatttggcgCGAAAAAACAATTCAGTTGTTTGTACGGTTGTTTGTGGTTGAATGAGAGAATGCATGGCGGGAGTGCCGAGGCGCGAGCGTTGCTTTGCTATGGTGGGTGGATGAGGTAATCTGGGGTTGGGGTGGGCCCACCGGCGCGGAGCATTCGGGCGTAATATCCCGCGCTGTTTGCGACAGTCCTGCCGCGATACGCAGCCCTGACGTCTCGCAAACCTTCCTTTACTTGcgtgtttttatgtatttatagaCAACTTCGACACGATTCATCTGATGTGCGCCAATGGATTATTATAACTTCAATTTTAAAGTACGATTCATTTgtttcacattaaaaaaaaacagaaaaatattattattttctaaattattattgttcaGAAAGACGTTAATTAATCACTaatgtagatttctcatattAAATCAACACAATGACATACCACTTAACATTCTGAGTGCGGcaatataagttatttaaaaatgtaataaattataatagaaattatgAAA is part of the Papilio machaon chromosome 4, ilPapMach1.1, whole genome shotgun sequence genome and encodes:
- the LOC106710843 gene encoding uncharacterized protein LOC106710843 produces the protein MRTAWRTLAYVMIVALLPQVSLYNIKTDVNFTPYLVNKEYVRHIHSMVNAYSNRGDGAGRLVIETNALIDTKYRTWKRNADLINSLLALPKGMNEAGR